ACATTAAGTTATATGTAACGTTCGACACTAACAATTGCACAACAAAATTGCACTTCCGCTTTCACAAGTCAAAGCTAAATCTGAGACTAGTCATTGCAGTGAGAGATCCTATAAGCACTAGTTGCATCCAGAGGAGCAAATGGACAAACCCACCTAGGCACATGATGATCTTGATCTAAGGTAATGTCCTTAGATTTTAATAAATGTACAATATATCGGCAGCCAATATATTATTTGCTAAAACTTTCTCATCATCAGTCCGGTTCTACACTCCAGTTTCCCTACTAATTTACTTACATGAATTCTGACACTTATGGAActagctaatattaatagtaccTGACCACATTGAATTGcagttgtgatttttttattttattttttatttttttggcagtTGCTAGAATGTAGAGATGCACCAGTATGGAATTTCTGGGCTGATAAACAAACCGATAATTACTCATTTATTGTGGTCAGTAGCAGTGTTGTGAACTGATAACTTAATaatttcaatttaatttaattattttaatgttttatattacTTTATGTAGATGTTAGCATTTTTAGCAGATCTAGATAACCATTGAcaactgtttttaaaaacaaaaaaattctaaaaataaagaacagGGATCATTACCCAACAATGAATCtgatattataaaataaacaaacaaataaataaatatatcatgTCATACCCATGTATTTAAAGATTGCACACTAAAAGAAGTCTTATGTGCAGCTGCAACTTTGTACGTTACTCCGTATTTTGGAAGACTGAAGATTCGCagaaaaaattaaactaaacgTGTGGACTAGCTTATTGTGAGTTCATTTGCTTGCCTCCAGTTTTGAACGAGATTTCTGTTAGCCAATTAATCGTCGTTATTTCACTCGCTATGAGCTTTGACCACTGTAAGTTAGCGGTAGAACATGAACGTGACTTTTactttagtaaaaaaaagagaaataggcCCATctcaattattacataattgcctGATCGCCCTTGTTTAATATGATGGCAGGTATTTGACATGATCAGTTATTTAAGCTGATTGCtgttattttccacagttgttagtTTTCATAGTCATAATATGCTACAACATACAAAATGTGAATTAGATGGGttgaggtaaataaataaaagaaagcagtaaatgCATTAAATTGGGGTATGCCATGTAAATTATGAAAAAGTTTAGAGTACTGTGTAATGTATGTTGCTAGTTCTTTTAGCTTGAATGCTGGCAGAATGAGTTTTATTGTGCTTATATTTTCCCTTTAGTGAAGTACATGTTCTTAACTCTACATATAATTCTGTGTAATTGACATTGTGTGAATGTACACACAATATTGTTTTCAACAGTTCAACCTGGGCCAATAAAATAACCAATCGGCCgatttggtcatttttggcTTGTATAATAATAGCACCAAACATTGaacaagaaaagacaaagttatTAATTCCAATTATTTAACTGGCAATCATGAGCTAAaatttcataattatgacagCACTAACAGTTAAAAGCACATAACTAAACAAAACCTATATATAAAACCTAAACCTATCTCCATATCACTGCTTTTTCAGGCACCAGTAATCCTGTCCCTAATTCTGTCTCAATATCTGAAATTGATTGTATGTCTCTGTATGTGGAACACTGTAATTACATCTAAGCAGTCTTGAAAACAAATATGAttattaaaaaactaaatatcttactaaatattattatgatagtgattttgttgatttttatgttTCTCCTCTCTCGCCACTCTACGTTTTCCTTGCCTTTTCTCTGCATCTTTGCAGTTGGGGCAAGTACATGCCATGCGCCGCTTCTTTTCGCCTGGTTGGCTCTGCAGCTCAAGCGCAAGCGTTTGGTCCACCTTCAGCGGCTGCGCCTGCGTCTGCACACTGCCCAGCTGTAGCCCTCCACCCTGGACCGTTAAATGCTGCTGACCTGGGaaccaaaaaaagagagagattaaactTCCAGAGTTTCCTTGTTATGCGTACTGTAAAACACTGCTGCACTACACTGATTAGCTTTATGCAGCATTACTGGTGTACTGAGCGCTACTTCTTGCTTTATAACACTTAACTGTATTAGAAAAAGCTTACAAAGCTACAAGAGCCTATGATGACTTGCCACAGAAAAACCTTTGACTGTGTAGTTATATTTGGAACAATTGCAAGTTCTTGGATAGCTTTCTTGGTTAGCTATATGACAACACTAAAATCCTCTGATGTAGTAAGGGGtgtaataaattatatataaaacacctTAAAATTTACACACTTCCTTACACTACGCAGGAGAGCTTACTACATCCTGCTCTGACAGCAAATGTCCTTTTTAGGTTTCAGACGTGTCCTCTAGCAGTGTGATGTATACGTCATCTGTATAACTATATATACCCTCAAACATATATTTAGCtacaatcaatcaataaatatgtACAATCAAAAAGTTATAATAATCATTTGATGAATAACTATCACCCTTATACAATCTactttaataattcattttccCTTACCCCCAGCATTCGTGATGGTCACAGGTACCCCTTGTACTTGAACACCATTGATATTAATGGTCTGAACAGCTGGCCCCGCTGAAGCAAGCTGAGCCGCATTTAGCGTTATCGGGCCACCGCCAGCAGGAGCAATCTTAGCAAGTGTTCGCTCTTTCCGTGCCCCTGGCTGGGCTTTCTTACTCATGACAGTCAGTGTGGTAGGCGTGGCAGTAGTAGCCGGCGTAGTTGGAGTGGTTACTATGGTCTTCTGCAGCTGCACTGCCTGCCACTCACCTGAAGCTGTTTTAATCAGCACCTGTGAAAATCAAGACACAAAGTAGACAAACCATAAAACACAGTAACCAACAGAAAAGTATTAAACAAGCAAACTGGCATTAAAAGAGCCAACTAAATCAAGTCAATGGTGACAGAAATACACTATGCATACATAACACTTAAATATTTACTACATTTGTGTATTTCATAGGGAGAAAACGCACGTCTACATCATATATCTCAATATCTTCTCACACACATATCttttaagccacttctccttctgggtcacagggggagctggagcctatcccagcagtatATTTCACAATATAAATGTGCCAAATTGCTGGtaaatttagaaaatattttattttaaaatttgccATGAATTTCTTTTGTAGACAGGTTGGtgttaaaaatatgaacaatacaTCTTGTGCAGGCTGAAGAAATGTCATAAAGCAGCAATAAAGGTTTTTTTGGAAAACAAATCAATGCCTGTCAAACCTCTTAGATTTGCAGTAAGTGAATTACAATTATCAAGCACACAGACGAAAATGACAATTTACCTACAGCACTTTTCTTTAATGGTATGCATGCAGTCACCTTTTACAACAGCTACAAATGACCTATTTGTCAATGCACATACAAGTGGAAGGAATGAAGAGGCAAGACCATCTACTATtgtaaaaacatgtcatttgaaacggtcaaccaaacaaacaaaggccaaaaagaaaaaggcaCAGTGAGGTACCTGTGTGGGTTCAGAGGGGGCCATCTGCACACTGGGTGTAGCTGGCTGTCGCTGGGGTACAGGGGGAAGTGTTGCAGAAGCAGCCTGCACCACTTTTAGAGCCTGCTGGGGTATTTGCACCACCTGCTGTTCTGATTTCTGTTGAACCAATTGCACCTGCTGTACCACAGGCTGGTTTCCCCCTGGACTCTGGACAATAAGGAGATTGTTCCCTGCCTAAAAGGAAAGGAAATGCctcaaaaatgtttgaaaagcaTCACATTCACAACATTTTTTATTCTAACAGTCCTTACCAGTAAGAATGAAATTTCTGATTGGGATTATTTTCACTTCTAACTGGCCTTTTCTGAACAAAAGTCTGGTTTCCTATAGAACAGAATCCCTATATAAATCTATACGACTTCAGTGCAGTTTCAAGTCAGATCATAAGTCTTAAAACTGGTAAAAGTGGCAAGTAGTTCAGAACTAAACTCAACTTCTGAGACCACTAAATTCATTTTAAGTACTAAAATTACTACCATAAAGCACATTTTCCAAgctgatatattttattatttaatgactatgtaaaaaaaacaaaacattacattcTCTGTGATTATGTGTGCCTTTGGTATCCAAATGCATGTTAAGATATTAAACAGGCAGGCATTAAAATGAGTACATCAATATGgcacacacaaagcacacatGGGACACCAAAGGAAAGTACTAATTTTATATAACTTACACTAACATATGTTTTGTCATGTCATGTTTTGACAGACAACCTGGAATAACCACCTCACTAACCCAGGGCTGTTTTTAGATTCAAAGATTTTCAGATTAATGCTTTTTAATCTAAagctttttttacttttaaaaaccCAAACATAGTAAAAATAATACTATTTCCacatcataaaacacacattcaaaGCCATCTATTAATTCAGGTTTATTAATTCCAATGGGTTCAAAAAAGGATAAACGTTCTAACTTTGCACAATACTTATACAGTTTTCTCAATGCATTTGATTATCAGTTCGACTATCTAGCACTTTGTCAGTAGTTGGCTTTTACCCCAAGCCCACTGTCAGCTGGAAGTTTCTGGCTGTAGAGCTATTCTGGATGAGTCTGATATAAACAATGACTATAATAAGGCATATTAATTACCTATAATaagcatattttaaaatttaattagGGATGTCAGATTCATACATAAAACAGCTACACAGCTTAAGTAAGATCATGGTACCCTGATAATTAATACAACAGAATTAATACAACAGTAAAATCAGTTCCTGTTTACAACCAGTGTTGtattacagttaaataaatgcaaaaacacATAATACACACATGATTCTGGGCCttatttgcaaatgttttgttgtgtaCCTACAGTACAGGAACTTTGCACTAAGATGCAGACACACTTTTGTTACTTTTACTGATATGCAACATATGAAACATGCATCAGATTTATTAATGAAGCAATACATAACTAATGAATGCCACAGAAAAAGCACTGAGCCTACCTGAATGATATTATTAGCTGTAGTTTCTATCAGCACTGTCTCCACTTGCTCAGCAGGAGGAGTTGAGGCTGGCTGCGGAGTGGCAACCTGTTTCTTCCGTCCCCTCTTTCCTTTTGCTTGCCGAGGTATGGCAGCTGCTGATTCTGTAACAATCTGAGCTCCACCCACTTCACCTGTAGCAACATTGAGGGGTAGCGTAAGTCCACCAGACAGACGCACAACGTTAGTGTTAGAAGTAACGTTGGCATTATTCTGCCGCCGCTTTTGTGTTGATGGCTTGATTGGAACTGTCTTCTGTGCGGCAGACACTGTTGCCACAGATGTAGGAGTGGGTGTGGCAGCCTGCATGGTAACAGGTGAGGTGATAATAGCCTGGTTGGTCCCAGGAATGATCTGGATCTGTCCACCCTGGGGTACCATTTGAATGGTCTGGGCTCCCT
This Pygocentrus nattereri isolate fPygNat1 chromosome 15, fPygNat1.pri, whole genome shotgun sequence DNA region includes the following protein-coding sequences:
- the sp2 gene encoding transcription factor Sp2 isoform X1 → MSDQKDSMATTVAVSPSEYLQPSTTSSQDSQPSPLALLAATCSKIGPPAAQAPASTPPAQPTTRRLHPIKPAPIAPAPPKNMAFLSAKGTVLQLPAGLGSSGANPILLTIQTPARPAGTSNTNIQYQVVPQIQGAQTIQMVPQGGQIQIIPGTNQAIITSPVTMQAATPTPTSVATVSAAQKTVPIKPSTQKRRQNNANVTSNTNVVRLSGGLTLPLNVATGEVGGAQIVTESAAAIPRQAKGKRGRKKQVATPQPASTPPAEQVETVLIETTANNIIQAGNNLLIVQSPGGNQPVVQQVQLVQQKSEQQVVQIPQQALKVVQAASATLPPVPQRQPATPSVQMAPSEPTQVLIKTASGEWQAVQLQKTIVTTPTTPATTATPTTLTVMSKKAQPGARKERTLAKIAPAGGGPITLNAAQLASAGPAVQTININGVQVQGVPVTITNAGGQQHLTVQGGGLQLGSVQTQAQPLKVDQTLALELQSQPGEKKRRMACTCPNCKDAEKRPGEVGKRKHICHIPGCEKTFRKTSLLRAHVRLHTGERPFVCSWVFCGKRFTRSDELQRHARTHTGDKRFECSKCQKRFMRSDHLTKHYKTHINTKNL
- the sp2 gene encoding transcription factor Sp2 isoform X2, whose translation is MATTVAVSPSEYLQPSTTSSQDSQPSPLALLAATCSKIGPPAAQAPASTPPAQPTTRRLHPIKPAPIAPAPPKNMAFLSAKGTVLQLPAGLGSSGANPILLTIQTPARPAGTSNTNIQYQVVPQIQGAQTIQMVPQGGQIQIIPGTNQAIITSPVTMQAATPTPTSVATVSAAQKTVPIKPSTQKRRQNNANVTSNTNVVRLSGGLTLPLNVATGEVGGAQIVTESAAAIPRQAKGKRGRKKQVATPQPASTPPAEQVETVLIETTANNIIQAGNNLLIVQSPGGNQPVVQQVQLVQQKSEQQVVQIPQQALKVVQAASATLPPVPQRQPATPSVQMAPSEPTQVLIKTASGEWQAVQLQKTIVTTPTTPATTATPTTLTVMSKKAQPGARKERTLAKIAPAGGGPITLNAAQLASAGPAVQTININGVQVQGVPVTITNAGGQQHLTVQGGGLQLGSVQTQAQPLKVDQTLALELQSQPGEKKRRMACTCPNCKDAEKRPGEVGKRKHICHIPGCEKTFRKTSLLRAHVRLHTGERPFVCSWVFCGKRFTRSDELQRHARTHTGDKRFECSKCQKRFMRSDHLTKHYKTHINTKNL